One genomic window of Ictalurus punctatus breed USDA103 chromosome 23, Coco_2.0, whole genome shotgun sequence includes the following:
- the phex gene encoding phosphate-regulating neutral endopeptidase PHEX isoform X2: MRVSFRTTAIEMLDAKPLLKELKKREFRWPVLADALGSDVQWDPRKFDLLQTLAQIRTQYSKSVLLRLFVSADDKNSQEYILKIDQASLALSRDDYVTNSTEAQANRDALLKLMVGVAVMLGASEQAAGSQMKAALDFEMKLAQIMIPYENRTSESMYNRYSLSKLQRTIPGFNWLMFVQAVIDSKLYPDLSISSSEQVIVRAPQYLKDLFQLLNVTESRTVANYVVWRSILSRVTTLSRRFLYRYLDFARVTTGTTSLTPRWDKCVNYVESALMYATGRLFVDKHFQEDKKHMMEELIDGIRWAFIDMLEKENDWMDAETKTKAIEKAHAVLPKVGYPEFILNNTYINENIQRLSFSEKDYFGNVMQTLRFVAQSDIGWLRTKVPRTEWFTSPTTVNAFYSVTTNQIRFPAGELQKPFFWGLNYPRSLSYGAIGVIVGHELTHAFDNNGRKYDKDGNLYQWWSDASASNFDNKTKCIINQYNNYHWKEAGLNVKGKRTLAENIADNGGIREAFRAYRRWVQKERSGVEEPLLPGLGLTNNQLFFLSYAHVRCNAYRPEAARDQINSGVHSPPKYRVIGAMSNFEEFHKAFNCPTTSVMNRGAESCRVW; encoded by the exons ATGAGAGTGAGTTTCAGAACAA CTGCCATCGAGATGCTGGACGCCAAGCCGCTGCTGAAGGAGCTGAAGAAGCGCGAGTTCCGCTGGCCCGTCCTGGCCGACGCTCTGGGTTCTGATGTTCAGTGGGACCCGAGAAAGTTCGACCTGCTCCAGACGCTGGCTCAGATCCGCACTCAGTACAGCAAATCCGTCCTGCTGCGGCTCTTCGTCTCAGCTGACGACAAGAACTCACAGGAGTACATCCTCAAG ATAGACCAGGCGTCCTTGGCTTTATCCAGAGATGATTACGTCACCAACAGCACTGAGGCACAAGCA AACAGAGACGCTCTCCTGAAGCTCATGGTGGGCGTGGCCGTCATGCTGGGAGCCAGTGAGCAGGCGGCTGGGTCTCAGATGAAAGCGGCGCTGGACTTTGAGATGAAACTCGCTCAG atcatGATTCCTTATGAGAACCGCACCTCTGAGAGCATGTACAACAGATACAGCCTGTCTAAACTACAGCGCACCATCCCtggg tttAACTGGCTGATGTTTGTTCAAGCAGTGATTGACTCAAAGCTCTATCCGGATCTTTCCATCTCGTCCTCGGAGCAGGTGATCGTCCGAGCTCCTCAGTACCTGAAGGACCTTTTCCAGCTGTTGAACGTGACAGAGAGCAG GACGGTGGCGAACTACGTGGTGTGGAGGTCCATCCTGTCTCGAGTCACAACGCTGAGCCGCCGCTTCCTCTACAGATATCTGGACTTCGCTCGA GTGACGACAGGAACGACGTCTCTGACGCCTCGCTGGGACAAGTGTGTTAATTACGTGGAGAGCGCGTTAATGTACGCCACCGGACGCCTGTTTGTTGATAAGCATTTTCAGGAAGATAAGAAACACATG atgGAGGAACTGATTGATGGCATCCGCTGGGCGTTCATTGACATGCTGGAGAAAGAAAACGACTGGATGGACGCAGAAACCAAGACGAAAGCCAtagagaag GCCCACGCGGTTCTGCCTAAAGTGGGTTATCCAGAGTTCATCCTGAACAACACTTACATCAACGAGAACATCCAAAGG TTGTCGTTTTCGGAGAAGGATTATTTCGGGAACGTGATGCAGACGTTGCGTTTCGTCGCGCAGTCCGACATCGGCTGGCTCAGAACCAAGGTTCCACGCACAGA GTGGTTCACGAGCCCGACTACTGTGAACGCTTTCTACAGCGTTACCACCAACCAGatca GATTTCCAGCAGGAGAACTTCAGAAACCGTTCTTCTGGGGACTGAACTATCCTCG ATCATTAAGTTATGGTGCGATTGGTGTGATTGTTGGACACGAACTCACACACGCTTTTGATAACAACG GTCGTAAATATGATAAAGACGGGAATCTGTATCAGTGGTGGAGCGACGCTTCGGCCTCTAACTTCGACAACAAGACTAAGTGCATCATCAACCAGTATAACAACTACCACTGGAAGGAGGCAGGGCTTAAT GTGAAAGGGAAGAGAACGCTGGCGGAGAACATCGCTGACAACGGAGGAATCCGAGAAGCTTTCAGG gcgTACAGGAGGTGGGTGCAGAAGGAAAGGTCAGGGGTCGAGGAGCCGTTATTACCAGGACTGGGTCTGACCAACAATCAGCTCTTCTTCCTCAGTTACGCTCAC gttcGTTGTAACGCTTACAGACCCGAAGCGGCTCGAGATCAGATCAACAGTGGAGTTCACAGTCCTCCTAAATACAG GGTCATTGGTGCTATGAGTAACTTCGAGGAGTTCCACAAGGCCTTTAACTGCCCCACAACATCAGTCATGAACAGGGGGGCGGAGTCATGCCGAGTGTGGTAG
- the phex gene encoding phosphate-regulating neutral endopeptidase PHEX isoform X1, which yields MEVDMLSRRDSKPSVSPCTLTKVALFTLVCFCLALLITVIAVSQKSTRDEFCLTPECIEAASSILNKLDQGVKPCDDFYQYACGGWLRENPIPEDSSSYGIYPWLRQNVDLKLKELLEKPTVEGDLEAVKKAKVLYRSCMNETAIEMLDAKPLLKELKKREFRWPVLADALGSDVQWDPRKFDLLQTLAQIRTQYSKSVLLRLFVSADDKNSQEYILKIDQASLALSRDDYVTNSTEAQANRDALLKLMVGVAVMLGASEQAAGSQMKAALDFEMKLAQIMIPYENRTSESMYNRYSLSKLQRTIPGFNWLMFVQAVIDSKLYPDLSISSSEQVIVRAPQYLKDLFQLLNVTESRTVANYVVWRSILSRVTTLSRRFLYRYLDFARVTTGTTSLTPRWDKCVNYVESALMYATGRLFVDKHFQEDKKHMMEELIDGIRWAFIDMLEKENDWMDAETKTKAIEKAHAVLPKVGYPEFILNNTYINENIQRLSFSEKDYFGNVMQTLRFVAQSDIGWLRTKVPRTEWFTSPTTVNAFYSVTTNQIRFPAGELQKPFFWGLNYPRSLSYGAIGVIVGHELTHAFDNNGRKYDKDGNLYQWWSDASASNFDNKTKCIINQYNNYHWKEAGLNVKGKRTLAENIADNGGIREAFRAYRRWVQKERSGVEEPLLPGLGLTNNQLFFLSYAHVRCNAYRPEAARDQINSGVHSPPKYRVIGAMSNFEEFHKAFNCPTTSVMNRGAESCRVW from the exons ATGGAGGTGGACATGTTAAGCAGAAGAGACTCCAAACCAAGCGTGTCTCCATGTACACTCACGAAAGTGGCTCTGTTCACACTGGTGTGTTTCTGTCTTGCTCTGCTGATTACTGTCATTGCAG TCTCGCAGAAATCGACCAGAGACGAGTTCTGTCTGACGCCGGAGTGCATTGAAGCAG CCAGTTCCATTCTTAACAAGCTGGACCAAGGCGTCAAACCGTGTGATGATTTCTACCAGTACGCGTGTGGAGGCTGGCTCAGAGAAAACCCCATTCCGGAAGATTCCTCCAGCTATGGGATTTACCCCTGGCTCCGGCAGAACGTCGACCTCAAACTCAAAG AGCTCCTGGAGAAGCCCACTGTGGAGGGCGACCTTGAGGCAGTGAAGAAGGCCAAGGTGTTGTACCGCTCCTGCATGAATGAGA CTGCCATCGAGATGCTGGACGCCAAGCCGCTGCTGAAGGAGCTGAAGAAGCGCGAGTTCCGCTGGCCCGTCCTGGCCGACGCTCTGGGTTCTGATGTTCAGTGGGACCCGAGAAAGTTCGACCTGCTCCAGACGCTGGCTCAGATCCGCACTCAGTACAGCAAATCCGTCCTGCTGCGGCTCTTCGTCTCAGCTGACGACAAGAACTCACAGGAGTACATCCTCAAG ATAGACCAGGCGTCCTTGGCTTTATCCAGAGATGATTACGTCACCAACAGCACTGAGGCACAAGCA AACAGAGACGCTCTCCTGAAGCTCATGGTGGGCGTGGCCGTCATGCTGGGAGCCAGTGAGCAGGCGGCTGGGTCTCAGATGAAAGCGGCGCTGGACTTTGAGATGAAACTCGCTCAG atcatGATTCCTTATGAGAACCGCACCTCTGAGAGCATGTACAACAGATACAGCCTGTCTAAACTACAGCGCACCATCCCtggg tttAACTGGCTGATGTTTGTTCAAGCAGTGATTGACTCAAAGCTCTATCCGGATCTTTCCATCTCGTCCTCGGAGCAGGTGATCGTCCGAGCTCCTCAGTACCTGAAGGACCTTTTCCAGCTGTTGAACGTGACAGAGAGCAG GACGGTGGCGAACTACGTGGTGTGGAGGTCCATCCTGTCTCGAGTCACAACGCTGAGCCGCCGCTTCCTCTACAGATATCTGGACTTCGCTCGA GTGACGACAGGAACGACGTCTCTGACGCCTCGCTGGGACAAGTGTGTTAATTACGTGGAGAGCGCGTTAATGTACGCCACCGGACGCCTGTTTGTTGATAAGCATTTTCAGGAAGATAAGAAACACATG atgGAGGAACTGATTGATGGCATCCGCTGGGCGTTCATTGACATGCTGGAGAAAGAAAACGACTGGATGGACGCAGAAACCAAGACGAAAGCCAtagagaag GCCCACGCGGTTCTGCCTAAAGTGGGTTATCCAGAGTTCATCCTGAACAACACTTACATCAACGAGAACATCCAAAGG TTGTCGTTTTCGGAGAAGGATTATTTCGGGAACGTGATGCAGACGTTGCGTTTCGTCGCGCAGTCCGACATCGGCTGGCTCAGAACCAAGGTTCCACGCACAGA GTGGTTCACGAGCCCGACTACTGTGAACGCTTTCTACAGCGTTACCACCAACCAGatca GATTTCCAGCAGGAGAACTTCAGAAACCGTTCTTCTGGGGACTGAACTATCCTCG ATCATTAAGTTATGGTGCGATTGGTGTGATTGTTGGACACGAACTCACACACGCTTTTGATAACAACG GTCGTAAATATGATAAAGACGGGAATCTGTATCAGTGGTGGAGCGACGCTTCGGCCTCTAACTTCGACAACAAGACTAAGTGCATCATCAACCAGTATAACAACTACCACTGGAAGGAGGCAGGGCTTAAT GTGAAAGGGAAGAGAACGCTGGCGGAGAACATCGCTGACAACGGAGGAATCCGAGAAGCTTTCAGG gcgTACAGGAGGTGGGTGCAGAAGGAAAGGTCAGGGGTCGAGGAGCCGTTATTACCAGGACTGGGTCTGACCAACAATCAGCTCTTCTTCCTCAGTTACGCTCAC gttcGTTGTAACGCTTACAGACCCGAAGCGGCTCGAGATCAGATCAACAGTGGAGTTCACAGTCCTCCTAAATACAG GGTCATTGGTGCTATGAGTAACTTCGAGGAGTTCCACAAGGCCTTTAACTGCCCCACAACATCAGTCATGAACAGGGGGGCGGAGTCATGCCGAGTGTGGTAG